In the genome of Dyadobacter fermentans DSM 18053, the window ATTGCTGGTCAGTTTTGGTGAGCTCGTACAGGTATTGTTCCAGCTCCCATTTGCTGTTACGCCACGTGAAATAGGTGTAGGACTGATTGAAACCGATTTTCGCGAGGCGCTCCATCACACGCGGACGCGTGAATGCCTCTGCGAGGAAAATCACCTGCGGATGCACTTTCCGCACCTCTGCGATGATCCATTCCCAAAACGGGAACGCCTTGGTATGCGGGTTATCGATCCGGAACACATTCACGCCATGCCCGATCCAGAAATCGATCACGCTTTTGAGTTCGTGCCAAAGGTTTTGCCAATCCTGCGTTTCAAAATCGAAAGGAAGAATGTCTTCGTACTTTTTGGGCGGGTTTTCGGCATATTGTACGGTGCCGTCGGGGCGCCATTTGAACCATTGCGGATGTTCTTTCACATACGGATGGTCGGGCGCACACTGATAGGCAATGTCCATCGCTACTTCAATGCCCAGCTCCTTTGCTTTGGTTACCAGTTCCGCAAAATCTTCGATCGTGCCCAGTTCCGGGTGGACGGCCTTATGCCCGCCCAGCCGGTTCCCGATCGCCCAGGGCGAGCCCGGGTCGGTGGCGGATGGTACGAGGGAATTGTTTTTGCCCTTCCGCTTCATTTCGCCGATCGGATGAATAGGCGGGAAGTACAGGGTGTCAAAGCCCATTTTGGCGACTTTGGGTAGCAGCCTCAGCACATCGCGGAATGTGCCGTGTGTGCCGGGCAGCTCGGAGGCCGAGCGGGGGAATAGTTCATACCAGGAGCTGAAACCGGCCTTTTTACGTTCGATTTCGAGCCGGAATGTTTGGTCAAAAACGCTGATGCGGTCCGTGTACCGGATTTTCGACATGGCTTCGGCAAGGTCATCGCCCACTACCATATCCACCGCTTCCTGCGGATCGGATGCATTTTCCAACGCATTGATCCATTGTTCAAATGCCGCCTGGTCGGTTTGCGGTGCGAGGCCGGCCGCTTCTTTCAGGATATCCGCCCCGATCCTCAGTTCTACGGCAATGTCCTGGTTAGCATCAAACTTTTTGAGCAAGCCTTTTTTCCAGGTCGTGAAATGATCGACCCAGCCTGTGAACCGGTATTCGTAAAAACCTTCCCGATCGGGCGTCCAGGTTGCCTGCCAGTGATCGTTGCCGGCATGCGCCAGCGGCACATCGTGCCACATTTGATCCGATTCGTGGCGAAAGATCACGCTTGCCGCCACGGCGTCGTGGCCGTCGGCAATAATGTCCGCAGAAAATCCGACGCTTTCACCGATTGCCCGCCTGGCCGTGAACCTGCCGTCCTCGACCTGCGGCCTTACATTACTGATAACTACTCGTTTTCTGCCATCCAGCCCGCTCATTGTCAATGGTTTTTAGTTTTGTTGATGTGATGAATGTTCGGAGTAACGATCAAAATCGTGCCTGCAGAGTGCCGGAGGTCTTGACTGGTAGGCGAGGTCGCGTACGTTGAATCGAAATCGGGCGAATAGCTTGGGAGTAAAAAAACTATTCAGTAACTTTTAATTTAATTAGCCCACTTCTATCGGATTTTACCACTCAACGACAGCCATTTAACAGGCTCATAGAAACAAAGGCAGTGACGGTACATCAACTGGAAATTAGTGCACTGCCCCGGCAATGCTGACCAGCTTTTACACGCAAAAAGGGCCAAAACAAAGGACTGGGTCATATTTGCCGAATTAATCGATTAGATTTAAAATCTTTCTAGCTTATTTACGACAACTATTTCTACAATTAGGATCAAACGTAGAAGTGGGGTAACTTCGGCTGCATGCAATGCATGCTAATTGATTGTTCTGAACCCTTCTCTTAACTGTAAAATGGATTTTATTATCGTAGACGACAGTGTTTTCGACCTATTCACGCAAGAAAAGCTGCTCCTGAAAAGCGGGTTGACGACGTCTGTGCGGACGTTTAATTCAGCCCAGGCCGCAATCGACCATCTTCGGTCGCAGGGGGCCGACATTCCCGATACGGTAATTCTGCTCGACCTGCAAATGCCGGGTATCAACGGTTTTGAATTCACAGAACATTACGGAATGCTTCCCGAGGCGGTACGGGCTCGGATCAGGCTGTTTATGATCTCGTCCACGGTTGATATCTCGGACATCGAGCAGGCCGAAGCCAATCCGCACATCATTCAGCTGCTTCCGAAGCCGCTCGAAATACCGTTGTTGAGAGAGCTCCTCAAACGGTGGTTTCCCTCCATTTAGCCGGCTGCTGGCATAATATTTAACAGGCTGACGGGAACACTTATCATCAGCTTGCATGAACAACCCAGTTTCTACTTACCGGCTTCAATTCCATAAAGAATTTACGTTTCAGGACTTCGAATCACTGATTCCCTATTTCCGCAAATTGGGTGTCGGGACGATCTACGCGTCGCCCATTCTCGCATCCACCGCGGGCAGCACGCACGGCTACGACGGCACCGATCCCGAGCGGATAGACCCCGAAATCGGCAGCGTGGAGCAGCTCCGGAATATCTCGGGCAGCCTGAGCGAGTCCGGGATCGGCTGGTTGCAGGATATCGTTCCCAACCACATGGCATTCCACGCCGAAAACCCGTGGCTGATGGATGTGCTCGAAAAAGGCAAACAGTCAGCGTATGCTTCGTTTTTTGACATTGCGTGGAACAGCGAGCTTTTCCATGGCCGCGTGATGGTGCCCTTTCTGTCGAGGGAAGTAGATGAAATGATCGCCGCAGGAGATGTAAAGGTACATTTTGACGGCAGCCGTTTCAGCCTCGACTTCGATGGCCTTTCATTCCCGCTAAACCTGCGGTCCTACGCAACCATCCTCGCAAAAGTGGAGGCAAAATCCCAGGCCATCACCCAGCTCGCCGAACAGCTCGAAACGATGAACCAGATCGAGGATGCAGCGGCTTTTTCGCAGCGTTGGGACGAATGGATTATGCAGCTACGCGCGCTCTACAATAATGAGGAGGTGAGGCTCGGGATCGACGCGGCATTGTCGGCGATCAATGCGGACAAGGCCCTGCTAACCCAACTTTCGGAACAACAAAACTATGTGCTTTGCCATTGGCAGCGCACCGAAGAGCAGATCAATTTCCGACGCTTTTTTACTGTCAACGGGCTGATTTGCCTCAATATCCAGGACGAGGCTGTGTTTGAAAAATACCATGCATTCACGCGTCAGCTGGCCGAGGAAGGTATTTTCCAGGGCATACGCATCGACCATATCGACGGACTTTTCGACCCCGCGGGCTATTTGCAGAAACTACGGGAAGCGTTCGGAAACGAAACGTACATTGTAGCGGAGAAAATCCTCGGGGAGGACGAAGATTTGCCTACTCAATGGCCCATTCAGGGAACGACGGGCTACGAATTCCTTGCGGTCGTGAATAACCTGTTCACCAATCCGGCAGCAAAAAAGCCATTTACCGAATATTACAAGGAGTTAACGGGAGACGACCGGCCCGCACACGAAATATTGCTCAGTAAGAAAAGCGATATCCTTTACGGCCACATGGCCGGCGAGCTCGATAACCTCTACCAACTCTTCGTATCCTTGGAATTAACCGATGCGGAAACGATCGGGCGCATCGGCGCGGAGCTGATCCGCCAGGTAATCGGCGAGTTCCTTATCCATTGCCCGGTGTACCGGTATTATGGTAACGCCTTGCCGCTTTCAGAGGACGAAGCACAGGCCATTAAGGATATTTTTGTAGATATCAATAAGCATCATCTCGACCTCTCACCGGCCGTGGAAGTGCTGGAACAATGCTTCATTCACCGGCCTGCGCTCGGGGATGAGGATTTTAACCGCCGTGCCGCCAAATTTTACCAGCGGTGCATGCAGTTTACCGGCCCGCTGATGGCTAAGGGCGGGGAGGATACATTAATGTACACTTACAACCGGTTCATCGGCCATAACGACGTCGGCGATGCGCCCGAGCGTTTCGGTATCACCACCGGCGATTTCCACAAATACATGAAAAAGCGTCGCAAAGAATGGCCTATGGCTATTAATGCGACATCCACGCACGACACCAAGCGTGGCGAGGACGTGCGTGCGCGCCTGAATGTGCTCACCGATATCGCCGATGAATGGCTCGGAAAAGTACGCGAATGGCGGGATAGCAATGCGGCTTCCCGGCAGGCTGGCCAGGGCCCCGACGCCAATGATGAGTACCTGATTTACCAAACGATCGTGGGTGCTTACCCCATGCCGGGTGAAGACGAGGACGATTTAGGAAAACGGCTCGGTGAATATCTTCAGAAGGCGCTTCGGGAAGCGAAAACGAACTCCACATGGTCGGCGCCGAATGAGGCTTACGAGCAGGAAGCGCATGATTTTGCGCGTCAGTTGTTGCACGAAGATTCCGCATTTTCAAGCTCGTTTCAGCCGTTCCTGGAATCGATCACGGATTTTGGCGTGATCAACTCGCTGGCGCAGGTTGCATTGAAATTCACTTGTCCGGGCATTCCGGATGTGTACCAGGGCTGCGAATTGTGGGATTTGAGCCTGGTAGACCCCGATAATCGCCGCAAGGTGGATTTCGGAAAAAGGAAGGAATGGCTCGATGAACTGGAAGGCTACGAAACGGACCGGCTGCTGGAAAAGGTTTGGGAGGGGCGCAGGAGTGGGCAGATTAAGCTCTGGCTCACCCAACGCCTGTTTGCGATCCGCCGCCAGCACCCGCTGCTTTTCACCCGGGGCGAGTACATTCCGCTGAAAGTGCGGGGCACGTACAAGGATCATTTACTCGCATTCGCAAGGCGGCATAAGCGGGATGTTTTTGTGACGGTAGTGCCGCTTCACACAGCCATTATGAGCCGCCAGCAGCAAAAATCGTTTTTTGAACTGGATTGGCAGGATACCCACATTGCATTGCCGGACAACCTGATGCCTGAATGGGACAATGTGCTCACCGAAGGCCAGGAGGTTTTTCAAACGAAACTTTACCCGGCAGAGATCTTCCAAACGGTGCCATTGGCTATGCTACGGGGCAAACGAATGGATAACGAGCGGAATGCAGGCGTGTTGCTGCACATAACCTCGCTGGCTTCGCCATTCGGGATTGGCGACATTGGCCCGGCGGCATTCGAATTCGCAGATTTCCTGGAAAAAAGCGCGCAAAAAGTGTGGCAGATCCTGCCGCTCAACCCCACGGAAGGCGCCCAGGGCAATTCGCCGTACAGCGCGCTGTCGAGCCGGGCCGGTAATCCGCTCCTGATCAGCCCGGAAATACTGGCGGCCGACGGTTTGCTTTCCGACGATGACTTACAGCAAAATCACCTGCCCGAATCGTCTACCGTCGATTTTGAGAAGGTGACAGAACTCAAAAGTAGCTTATTGGAACGTGCGTTCCAGAAATTTGCCGAACAGCCCGGCGACGACTCCCCGGCGATGGAAGAATTCATCCAAACGCACGACGACTGGCTGGAAGATTTCGCAGTATACATGGTGCTCAAAAAGCGCTTTGATAACCAGCCCTGGTACACCTGGCCAGAGGAATTCCGCAACCGCGAAGAGGCTGCGATGAATGAACTTCGCCAATCGGAATCGGAGCAGATCCGGTTTATCAAATGGCAGCAATTCGTGTTTGATAAGCAATGGAAAAACCTCCGCCAATATTGCAACGAGCGCGAGATCAGGCTGCTTGGGGACATTCCGTTTTACGTAAGCTACGATTCCGCCGATGTGTGGGCAAACCGTGAACTGTTTTGCGTGGATGAAGACGGCAAAATCACCGGTATCGCAGGCGTTCCGCCCGACGCGTTTTCGGAGGACGGGCAACTGTGGGGTATGCCGGTGTTCAACTGGGAGGCCATTCGCGAGCAGGGTTACCAGTGGTGGATCGAGCGCCTCGCCCGCAATATGGAAATGTTCGACCTCGTGCGCCTGGACCATTTCCGCGCATTTGCCGACTATTGGGAGGTGCCCGGCGGCGAAGAAACCGCCGTGAACGGCACGTGGAAAACAGGGCCCGGTGAAGAATTTTTCAAAAAAATGGAAACCGCGCTCGGCCAGCTGCCATTCATTGCCGAAGACCTGGGCGAGATCAGTCCCGAGGTTTACATCCTGCGCGACAAATTCGGTCTGCCGGGCATGAAGGTGTTGCAGTTTGCATTCGATGAGAATATGTCGCAATCCGAGCACATTCCCCATCATTACAAACACAACTTCATCGCCTACACGGGCACGCACGACAACAATACGACCCGCGGATGGTTCCGCGAATCGGCTGATGCCGACGTGCGCGAGCGGCTCGAAACGTACCTGGGTAAGCCCATTACGGAGGATAATGCGGCAGCGGAATTGGCGAGACCGGTATTCGCATCCATTGCTAAAACGGCCATTCTGCCCATCCAGGACATTCTTAACCTGGACGAAAGCGCCAAAATGAACATGCCGGGCTCGAACGAGAACAATTGGGCGTGGCGGTTGATGCCGGGACAGATTACCGACGAGGCAGCGCAGTTTCTGACGGGCATTACATTGCTCTACAATCGGGAATAGGCGGTAAAAATCCTTGGAGTTATGTCGGGTGTCGATAGCAGTTGTGGCTATATTTGCGCGTAGCCATTAACCCGATACCGTCATGCTTTTCAAGAAAACCGTCATTTATATACTAATTTGCCTCGCCACTGGGCTGACCTTTGCCTGTGACCGTGCTGCCGGCACACCGCAGGAGGCCGCGGAAATGCTTACCGCCTCGTCGCGGTGGAAGATCGAGGAAATTGCCGTGAACGATGCGGTAACCTTCAAGGACGGCAAGATGACCCAGCAGTTCGGCGGGGTTGATTTTCAGCGGTATATGGAAACCGTGGAAATCAAAAAAGACGGTGTGTTTTCCGGCGTTTTTAACGGGGAAAGCACACCGTTTCTTTTGAAATGGCAAATCACGGACAAAAACATTACCATTGGTGCAGCGGAAGGCGGAAGCAAAGGTGAATGGACCGTCCGGCCGGACGATGTCCGCCAGGATTCGTTTGTGATGAAAACCCGAAGCACCGCCTATGATTACCCCCGCATGACCACAATTGCCCTGAAATTCAAGGCGGAACGATAGCGCATTACTCCATACCTCATTCACCATGACCAGACTCGATCAGGCTTTTGAACAATTTGATGACTACAACAGGCGCTCGCCCGGACAAATCGTTTGGGACGGTGTGACTTATCCTGTGGAATATTTTTATGCATTAAAACTTCACGAATGGGTCGTAAAACTGAACCCTAATGCCAGTGAAAGCCTGCTGCTCGCCTCGCGGTGCCAGCATATCGGCCGATGGGAAATTGCCCGCAACAGCTACCCTGACGGTCGGGTCGGTTATCTCAAATGGCGGAGCGATCTTTCGAAATACCATGCGGGCATAGCGGCCGAAATCCTTGCCGGCGTGGGCTACGACGACGATACCATTTCGCGCGTGAAGCAAATCGTGCTCAAACAGCGCCTCAAAACCGATGAGGACGTGCAAACGATGGAGAATGCCTTGTGCCTCCTTTTTCTTCAATACCAATACGATGACCTCATCGCGAAAATGACCGAGGAAAAAATGATCGACATTTTACGCAAGACGTGGGCCAAAATGACTGACCCAGGCCACGAAGCCGCATTGTCGCTGGCATACAGCGAGCAGGGCAGGGATTTGATTTTGAAGGCTTTGAAAGAAGACTAGCGCCGGACGCGCACATCCGTCCGCGTCCCTTCCTGGGAGCCGTCCAGACTTTGTGCAACCTTCACCAGCTGCACAAATTCCGACCGGTAACCTTCTTCATCTTTGCCAAAAGCCGCCCGCGCTCGCCGGATCACGTCCGCGTAACTGGCGCTACCTTTAAATTCCGAACCGCGGAGCAGCAGCCCGAATTCGGCAACGGCAGATGCAAATCGGAGATTGGCCGAACATTGGTCAAATGCCACCGTGGTTGCTGGTACGGGCAGGTCGAACAGCTTGCTTTTCTCGCTATCGGGTTGTTTGTAACGGACTTTGATCGTCATCATTTCTTTATTGCTGCTGCCAGTGGCTGCATTGCCTGGCTGGTATTTTAATGCGTCCGTTGTGGCGACGTAAGGGCTTTTGACGCCGCTGGGCACGATTTCGTAAATGGCTGTTACCGTGTGGCCAGAGCCCATATCGCCCGCATCCTTCCGGTCGTCGTTAAATTCGTCGTTCCGCAATGCGCGGTTTTCGTAGCCGATCAGCCGGTAGGCCTGCACGTGCGCGGGGTTAAATTCGATCTGGATTTTGACGTCTTTGGCGATCGTAAACAATGTCCCGCCGAATTCCTGCACAAACACCTTCCGCGCCTCCTGGATATTATCGATGTAGGCGTAGTTGCCATTGCCCTTGTCGGCCAGCGTTTCAACATGGCTGTCTTTGTAATTACCCATTCCAAAACCCATCACGCTCAGGAAAATACCGGCTTTGCGTTTTTCTTCGATCAGCTTTTGCAGCTCCGATTCGTTGGAAATGCCTACATTGAAATCGCCGTCGGTAGCGAGTATGACGCGGTTGTTGCCTTTGGGCAGGAAATGCTTTTTGGCAAGGTCATAGGCGAGTTCAATCCCTTCACCGCCGGCCGTAGAGCCGCCGGCTTCCAGTTTGTCGAGTGCGTCTTTAATGGTCTTTTTCTCGCTCCCAGACGTTGGCGCCAGCACCATTCCCGCCGAACCCGCATAGGCCACGATGGAAATTTTGTCCTCCACACGGAGCTGGTCGGCGAGCAGTTTGAATGCCTGTTTAAGAAGCGGAAGTTTGTTGGCCTCATTCATCGAGCCCGATACGTCGATCAGAAATACGAGGTTGGAAGCCGACAGGTTTTCGGCGGAAACGGTTTTGGCCTGTAAACCAATGTGAACCAGCTTCAAACCGGGATTCCACGGCGAATCCGTCGTTTCAGCAACGATTGCCACCGGATGCTCGCCGCGCGGTTGGGGGTAATCGTAATCAAAATAATTGATCATCTCTTCAATGCGCACCGCGTCTTCCGGCGGCATTTGTCCATTATTGAGGAACCGGCGGACGTTGCTGTACGCTGCGCGGTCCACGTCGACGGAGAATGTCGTGACCGGCTGCTGGCCTACCGATAAAAATCCGTTTTCATTGATCGGCTTGTAGCTTTCGGTAGCCTGAGGCATTGCCAGAATCGTCTCCGAATGGGTCGATGGCGCGGCGGCCATATCGAACGTAAACATTTTTCTTACCATTACCGGCTGCTCAGAATCCTTCAACTCCTCCCTTGCTATGTCTTTCTTCTTTACACTGGCTTGTGTTAAAACCACTTTCATGACGGAGTCGGAGGTAATGGGTAAGGTCAATGCCTTATACCCGCTTTTGCTGAATACGAGTGCACGTCCCAGCCTCGGCACACGGATCGTAAAATGACCGCCCTGATCGGTGGCGGTGCCGACCGGACTGCCCTGGATGGCTACCCTGACGCCGGCGATAAGGGCATTGGCACCGTCGGTCACTTTCCCTTTAATGAGCCGCTCGGGGAGGAATGCGAATGCGCTGAAAAGCATGGCCAGCAGAATGATCAGTTTTGTTTTCATGGTTTTCTGATTTCGTTATTTATCCGCTGGATGCGGGCCGGAGGCTAATTCCATAAAAGTTTTCAGATTTTTTTATGGAATTTTGATCGAACCCGCATCCATTAACCGGAAAGCAGGAAAAACAATCTCCCCGCGGCACCAGTGAAGTTTTTAAAATATTTTCAGGGCAAGGTCAAAGAACCGGTACCGGAGGCCGAACGGCTTGCGGCATACCGGCGGCATGGCGATGTGGCGCTGCTGGGGGCGCTGTATGAACCTTATATGGAACTGGTTTTCGGGGTATGCTTCCAGTATTTGCGCGATGAAGACGAAAGCAAGGACGCGGTGATGCAGATATTTGAAAAAATAATCATTGATTTAAAGCAACACGAAGTTTCGAACTTCAAAAGCTGGCTGCACAGCGTGGCGCGGAACCATTGCCTGATGAAGCTCAGGGCAACACGAGTTACCGTGGAGGCGGCATCTGTGGATGAAAGGGAACAGGAATTGCAAACCGATACCGAACCGGAACCGGACCTATTCGCCCTCGATGGCCGACTCGACGCGCTGGATGAATGCCTTCACAAACTCACCAGCGCGCAGCGCGTGAGCATCGAGCTGTTTTATATGCAAAACAAATGCTACCGCGCCATTGCCGATGAAACCGGCTTTGACGTGGGTAAAGTGAAAAGTTATATCCAGAATGGAAAGCGGAACCTGAAAATTTGCATCGAAAGTCATGGCAGCCACTAACGACCACATACCGGACTTCGGCGACTTCGAGCGCTACCATTCGGGCAAAATGCTGCCGGAAGAGCAGCATTGGCTGGAAGGGAAAATGCTCGCTGAGCCCCTCGTGGCAGAGTCTTACGAAGGATTTCTGGCCTGGCGTGCAGAACATACCGACCTTGCGGGCGTCCGCTCCGCATTGCATGAGCGCCTGCATACACGCCTGGCGCGCCGGAATGCGCTGCCGCTGTGGGCGTATGCCTCCGCGGCGTCCGTCGTGCTGGCATTGCTGGTTTATTGGAGTGTGTTTGTGCGCGATCAGAATGCGGAAATGCAGCAACCGGCGGTAAAGCCAAGCCGAATTAGTCAAGCGGAGGCCGAAAAAGCGGATGCATCCGTGCCGCCGACCATCCGGCCGGCCGACGCGCCAAAGGCGTCCGCTCCCGCGCCTGCCGCAAAAGACGTGCGGATTGAAACCCCCGCAAGTCCCGAAACGGTGGAACTGGCGGCTAACCCGGTGGCCGAAAAATCGGTACGCGAGGAAGTGATTGACAACGAATGGGCCAATTCCAGCCTCGCCCGGACGGACGCCGCCAAAACGTCACCATCGCCCGCCAGCACCTTGGCCGCGCCGGGCGCAGCGCAGGCCGTGGGCAAATCGATCGCCGCGCGGATGCGGGCCGAACCGTCGACTTTGTACTCCGTGGCGGAAAAAAAGGATGCGGTGCGCAAACTGGATATTAAAAGTGAACAACTGGCGGACGCGGGGCTGTCGGCGGCCGAAACGAAAGTGGTGGCAGCCGATACGCTCGCTCCGATGCCGGCGGCAGGCTGGACGTCCTACCGGCAATATTTGGATAAAAATACAAAGTCCGCCATCGCCACGGGGCAGGTTTCGGTGGCATTCAGCGTGGGTATATCGGGCGAATTGTCCGGTTTTACGGCGAAAGGACCGGAAGCTTTGCTCGGCGAGGCGATCCGGATTGTCACCAATGGCCCCGCCTGGGCGCCTGCTCGTACGCAAGGAAGGCCGGTCGCTGCCAAGGCCGAAATACAGCTACAATTTCGTTCGTCTAAATAAGCCTTTCCAAATCAAGCGGTTACCCATAGTCTTGTAGAAGTAATTTTAAAAATATTCCTAAAATGGAGCACTTATTTTTTGTGATCTTCTTCCCAGTATTTAATTTTACTACAAGCTCTTAACTACTCACCTCTTAATTTTCTAGCAAATCTGAGTTTGCAATTTCGTGGCATTCAAATGTACTGCGGCCATTTTCAGGCGGCGCACAACGGCTGATTCGAATGAAGTTTGCAATTTTCCGGCTTAAATTTTGTTATGGCAAGTATTATTACTAATTCTACGAAATAATTGTCTGCCGCTTTCAATCGTACAACACCGAATTTGCCTATTTATATTTACCTATGGACAATAGAAAGAATCTGTTGATTATAGACGACGAACCTAGTATTACCAAAATACTGGAACATTTTCTGAAAAAGGATTTCAACGTAGTGATCAAAAATGATGGCTCGGAAGGAATGCTGTGGCTCGAAGAAGGCAACCAGGCCGACCTCATTATCGCCGACCTGCACATGCCCAACCTGAGCGGCAAGGAGTTTCTGAAAGTGGCCAAAGCCAGTAACCTCTATTCCGAAATACCGATTATCATTCTGTCGGGTTCTGACGAGAGCAGCGAGCGCATTCAGTGCCTTAATCTGGGTGCCGACGATTTCATGGTCAAGCCGTTCAACCCGATGGAGGTGCACGCGAAGATCAATGCCGTACTGCGGCGCAGCAAACGCTACTCTTAACCTAGACCGACATGATGGAACTGGCCGGAACATCGACAGAGGCGGCAACGTCAGGCAAAACCTACGTTGCCCAGTTCAGGGTTATTTATGTTCATACCAATTTTCAGGAGTACCTCCGCTTTACCGAGCGGTTCGCCGAATACCTTCAGGTAGAATATTTCGATGCACCCGCCAGCGCGCTGGAAGCATTGAAGGAGAACTATCCGGCCGATGTGATCGTGGCGCACGGCGGCAGCGGCGGCATGGAGCTGCTCGACACCATCCGCAAAAGCGCCGGCTTCGCCAATATCCCGTTCGTGCTGCTGGTGGACAAGCTCGACCGCCAGGCCATCGAAACAGCCCGCGCCAAGCATGCAGATGATGTTTTTTCGATCCATTTCGACGACGGCGACCTCATCACGCGCATCAAATACTTCAAAAAGCGGCAATGGTACGTGGCCAGCAAGGCCTCGCAGAAAATAGGTGCGCAAAGCAACAAAACGCCGCTCTGGAAGCGGGCGATCGACGTGGCCATGACGGGCACGGCCGTGTTGCTGCTCCTGCCGGTGTTTATCCTCGTCGCGATCCTCATCAAACTGGATTCGAAAGGGCCCGTTTTCTACAAATCCAAAAGGGTAGGGAGCGGTTACAAGATATTTGACCTCTACAAGTTCAGGACCATGCGGACCGACGCCGACCAACTGATCCGTAAAATGGCGGCATTGAATATGTATTCCAAAGCGGAGCCGGTTTCGCAGATCGAAACGCAGGGACTGTGCGACGAATGTCTGGCTGGAAACCAATGCAAAAGTCTGCTGTTCCACGACGGCAAGGAGATTTGTGAAAAGCTCTATCACTTCCAGAAGGAGCAGAAAGCGGCATTTATGAAATTCCAGAACGACCCGCGCATTACCCGCCTTGGCCGGTTCCTGCGGAATTCGAGCATCGACGAGCTTCCTCAGCTGATCAACATCCTCAAAGGCGATATGTCGCTGGTGGGTAACCGCCCGCTGCCGCTGTACGAGGCCGAAAAAATGACCACCGACGATAAAATATTGCGTTTTGCGGGTCCTGCCGGCCTTACCGGGTTATGGCAGGTAACCAAACGCGGCAAAGGCAAGGCCGATATGACCGAGGAAGAGCGCACACAGCTGGATATCACCTATGCCCGGGAATTTTCCTTTAAAATGGACATGGAAATCATCCTGAAAACGTTCCCGGCCCTGCTGCAATCGGAGAACGTCTGATGGTGTATAACGGTATGTCAGGAAGCTTTAACCCAATCTTTGTATTCGGGATCATATTTTTTGATGATACGCGCCGGGTTTCCGACGGCAACCGAGTAGGGCGGAACGTCCTTGGTCACCACGGCCCCCGCGGCGATCACCGAATGCCGGCCGATGGTAACCCCCGCGGTAACCACCGCATTGGCGCCGATCCAGCATTCGTCTTCGATTACGATAGGGGCAACGCTTACGCCCTGTTTGTGAATCGGTTGCTGAATGTCCTGATAATTATGGTTCAGGCCGCTGGCAACGATATGCTGCGCCAGGATAACGTCGTTGCCGATCGTAACCGGACCGATAATGACAT includes:
- a CDS encoding alpha-1,4-glucan--maltose-1-phosphate maltosyltransferase — its product is MSGLDGRKRVVISNVRPQVEDGRFTARRAIGESVGFSADIIADGHDAVAASVIFRHESDQMWHDVPLAHAGNDHWQATWTPDREGFYEYRFTGWVDHFTTWKKGLLKKFDANQDIAVELRIGADILKEAAGLAPQTDQAAFEQWINALENASDPQEAVDMVVGDDLAEAMSKIRYTDRISVFDQTFRLEIERKKAGFSSWYELFPRSASELPGTHGTFRDVLRLLPKVAKMGFDTLYFPPIHPIGEMKRKGKNNSLVPSATDPGSPWAIGNRLGGHKAVHPELGTIEDFAELVTKAKELGIEVAMDIAYQCAPDHPYVKEHPQWFKWRPDGTVQYAENPPKKYEDILPFDFETQDWQNLWHELKSVIDFWIGHGVNVFRIDNPHTKAFPFWEWIIAEVRKVHPQVIFLAEAFTRPRVMERLAKIGFNQSYTYFTWRNSKWELEQYLYELTKTDQQYYFRPNFWPNTPDILPHHLVEGGENAHIIRFILAATLSSNYGLYGPVYEYGVNTPHPGKEEYTNNEKYEIKHWDWDRYSRTREIITRVNRVRKAYAALQSTWNIHFNETNNDQVISYTKLAPERGESLLVAVNLDHNHTQGAHIKVPLHELGIGYDQPYVVSDMLSGEKYRWQGEYNYVQMNPWEMPAHILKVERLN
- a CDS encoding response regulator, whose protein sequence is MDFIIVDDSVFDLFTQEKLLLKSGLTTSVRTFNSAQAAIDHLRSQGADIPDTVILLDLQMPGINGFEFTEHYGMLPEAVRARIRLFMISSTVDISDIEQAEANPHIIQLLPKPLEIPLLRELLKRWFPSI
- the treY gene encoding malto-oligosyltrehalose synthase; the protein is MNNPVSTYRLQFHKEFTFQDFESLIPYFRKLGVGTIYASPILASTAGSTHGYDGTDPERIDPEIGSVEQLRNISGSLSESGIGWLQDIVPNHMAFHAENPWLMDVLEKGKQSAYASFFDIAWNSELFHGRVMVPFLSREVDEMIAAGDVKVHFDGSRFSLDFDGLSFPLNLRSYATILAKVEAKSQAITQLAEQLETMNQIEDAAAFSQRWDEWIMQLRALYNNEEVRLGIDAALSAINADKALLTQLSEQQNYVLCHWQRTEEQINFRRFFTVNGLICLNIQDEAVFEKYHAFTRQLAEEGIFQGIRIDHIDGLFDPAGYLQKLREAFGNETYIVAEKILGEDEDLPTQWPIQGTTGYEFLAVVNNLFTNPAAKKPFTEYYKELTGDDRPAHEILLSKKSDILYGHMAGELDNLYQLFVSLELTDAETIGRIGAELIRQVIGEFLIHCPVYRYYGNALPLSEDEAQAIKDIFVDINKHHLDLSPAVEVLEQCFIHRPALGDEDFNRRAAKFYQRCMQFTGPLMAKGGEDTLMYTYNRFIGHNDVGDAPERFGITTGDFHKYMKKRRKEWPMAINATSTHDTKRGEDVRARLNVLTDIADEWLGKVREWRDSNAASRQAGQGPDANDEYLIYQTIVGAYPMPGEDEDDLGKRLGEYLQKALREAKTNSTWSAPNEAYEQEAHDFARQLLHEDSAFSSSFQPFLESITDFGVINSLAQVALKFTCPGIPDVYQGCELWDLSLVDPDNRRKVDFGKRKEWLDELEGYETDRLLEKVWEGRRSGQIKLWLTQRLFAIRRQHPLLFTRGEYIPLKVRGTYKDHLLAFARRHKRDVFVTVVPLHTAIMSRQQQKSFFELDWQDTHIALPDNLMPEWDNVLTEGQEVFQTKLYPAEIFQTVPLAMLRGKRMDNERNAGVLLHITSLASPFGIGDIGPAAFEFADFLEKSAQKVWQILPLNPTEGAQGNSPYSALSSRAGNPLLISPEILAADGLLSDDDLQQNHLPESSTVDFEKVTELKSSLLERAFQKFAEQPGDDSPAMEEFIQTHDDWLEDFAVYMVLKKRFDNQPWYTWPEEFRNREEAAMNELRQSESEQIRFIKWQQFVFDKQWKNLRQYCNEREIRLLGDIPFYVSYDSADVWANRELFCVDEDGKITGIAGVPPDAFSEDGQLWGMPVFNWEAIREQGYQWWIERLARNMEMFDLVRLDHFRAFADYWEVPGGEETAVNGTWKTGPGEEFFKKMETALGQLPFIAEDLGEISPEVYILRDKFGLPGMKVLQFAFDENMSQSEHIPHHYKHNFIAYTGTHDNNTTRGWFRESADADVRERLETYLGKPITEDNAAAELARPVFASIAKTAILPIQDILNLDESAKMNMPGSNENNWAWRLMPGQITDEAAQFLTGITLLYNRE